Genomic segment of Sphingopyxis lindanitolerans:
ATGTCCTCCTGCCGCTCGCGCATCGCGGGCGTGAGGCCCGGCGGCTCGGCGAAGGCCGCGTCGAACTCGTCCATGCTGTCCAGAACCGTGCCGGCGCGCCAGTGGGCGAAGTCGGGATCGCCCTGCCATGCAAGGCCGCGCGGGTTGAGGAAGAAGCAGGGGCGCGGGCGGCGGATGAATTCATAGACCTGGCTGCTCGCGTCGCCGAGATAGATGTCGGCGGCGTCGGTGTAGGTCATGTCGAGGCTCGCGGCGCTGCCGGTGTCGATCAGCATATGGTCATGCTCATAATGGTCGGCGCGCGGCCCGAGGTTCCAGCCGAGCGCGAAGGGAGAGAGCGACGCGGTGACCCGCTTTCTGAACAGCATCACATGCGGCGCGAAGATGAGATTATACTGGTCGCTCCGGGCGAACCAGTCGAGGATCGCCGGCCCCATGCGATACCAGGACGACAGCGCGGGCGAGGGGTGCGGGTTGTAGAGGACGGTCGGCCGGTCCTTGGCGAAGAGGCGCGGATGGGCGGGCGCCGCGATGTCGAATTTGGGATAGCCGACGATCGCGTGGCCGTCCGCTTTCAGAAGATCGGCCTGCGCCAGCCGGTCGCGGATCTTCTCGCCCGACAGCAGCACGAGGTCGAATTTCCCGCTCGCCTTGTCAAAGCCGATCGCGCGGTCGCCCGCGCCGTGCCGCGTGTGGACGAGCTTCAGCGACTTGAGGCCGAACAGCGATTTCAGCAGCAGCGAGGTCTTTTCGGGGACGACGAGCGCGTCGAAGGTGCGGAAGCGGTCGAGATTGCGGCGGAGCGTCGAGATGATGTCGGCGGGAAGCGCGCGGCCGCTGGCGCGATTGGCGACGCGGGCGAGCGCCGACGGCGGGCGCAGCCGGATGATGTCGGGCGCGGCGCCGGGGACCGCCGCGGCCAGTCGGCGGACCTCGCCCTCGCAGCCCTCGGAGACCAGAATGCTGACCCGCGCATTGGTGCCGCCGCGCAGCAGCGCCAGCGCCACCGGCAACGCATGCGCGACCTGGTGCGCACCGTGGTGGTTGAAGAGGAACCCAATCCGCACCGCCTCACCGCCGCCAGTCGACAATCGGCCAGCCGCGCGCCGTGGCGACCTGGCGCAGCTTGGCCGACGGATTGACCGCGACCGCCTCGTCGGCGAAGGCGAGCATCGGCAGGTCCGAAACATGGTCCGAATAGAAACGGATATGCGCGCGGTCGCGGGCGATGCCGGCGACATCGAGAAAGGCCTCGACCCGATGGCGCTTGTCGCCACCATAGCAGTTCGCCGAGCCGATCGTCGGGGTCAGCCAGCCGTCGCGCCACGTCGAGGCGGTCGCGATCACGTCGGCGATCCCCAGCCGTCGTGCGAGGGCAGCGGTATAGAGATGCGGCGCGGCGGTTGCGATGACGATCCGGCGGCCGGCCGCGCGCTCGGCTTCGATCAGCGCGAGCCCCTGTGTGTAGAGGCCGCGCGCGACAAGGCGACGCGCGAAGCGGTCGGCCAGCCGCGCGGCGTCGCGCTCGGCCAGCCGCCGCCCGAGCGCGATGCGGTGCATCGCCTGCTTCATCGCGCGGCGCGGGACGAGCTTCAGCGCATAGAGCATCGCGACCGGAAGCAGCAGCGGGAGGAGCAGGAAACGCCACGGCGCGCGGGTCCAGATCGCAAAGAGCAGGAAGGGGGTGTAAGTAGGAAGGATGGTCAGCGTGCGATCGAGGTCGAAGACCGACAGCATCATCTTCGCCGGCACTGGGCGCGCCGCCGCATAGTCCGTCTGGCGTCTCGCCTCTGCCATCGCCTGCTCCTTCGCAGGCAGCAATGGCAGCGCTATCTGACGCCGGTATGACAACAGGATTTGATTTTCGACATGTTCGCGGGGCGGGTGGCGGCCGGGCGGCCGAGCCGGTATCGGGGGATATATGCATATCTTGGTGATCGAGGATGATGCCCGCGTCGCGGAGCATATCGGCAAGGGGCTGGCGGCCGCCGGGCATCTCGTCGAGATCGAAGGCGATGGCCGGTCCGGCCTGCTCCGCGCGGCGTCCGACAGCTATGACCTGATCGTCGTCGACCGTATGCTGCCGCAGGTCGATGGGCTGACGATCGTCCAGACGATCCGGGCGACCGGCGACACGACGCCGGTGCTGTTCCTGAGCGCGCTCGGCGAGGTCGACGAGCGCGTCGCGGGACTGCGTGCGGGCGGCGACGATTATCTGACCAAGCCCTTCGCCATGTCCGAGCTGCTCGCGCGCATCGATGTGCTGAGCCGTCGCGGCCCGGCCCTGTCGGCCGAGACCCGGCTTTGCGTCGGCGATCTCGACATCGACCTGCTCGGCCAGCAGGTGCGGCGGCAAGGGACGGTGATCGACCTGACCGCGCGCGAATTCCGCATCCTGACCTATCTGGCGCGCAATCAAGGCCGGGTCGTCACCCGGTCGATGCTGCTCGAACATGTGTGGGATTATCATTTCGATCCGCAGACCAACATCATCGACCAGCATGTCAGCCGCCTGCGGCAAAAGGTAGACAAGGGGTTCGGCCGGACGCTGATCCACACGGTGCGCGGCACCGGCTATGTGATGCGGGCGGGTGGATGAGGGGGCGCGGCACCATGCGCGGCGGCCTCTGGCACAGCCTGACCCTGCGCCTCGGGCTGATCTATGTCGGACTTTTCCTGGCCTCGACCGTGGCGCTGTTCGGCGCGGCCTATTGGATCGGGGTTTATCAGCCGCTGCTCGACGCCGCGGCAGGGGTGCGCGGCGAGGCGGCCGAGCTGGAGGCGATCGACCGCGGCGGTGGGCGCGATGCGCTGGTTCGTGCACTGCTGGTGCGGGAGAAGACGGGTCCAAAACGCCCCTTTCACGCGCTGATCGCGCCTGATGGAAAGACGGTGACCGCCAATTTGCCGAGCTGGCCCGAAACACCGGTCGCCGGTTGGGCCACGCTGGAGGCCGATGTCTATCAGGCGGGACAGGAACAGGATTATGAAGCGCTTGTCGTCGAGCGGCGGCTGAGCGACGGCGCGCGGCTGATCGTCGGACGCGATGTCGAGTCGATCGACGACCGCGACGAGCTTTATGCGATCGGATCGGTGTGGCTGATTCTCTTCGCGGCCCTGCTCGCGCTCGGCGGCAGCGTCGCGATGAGCCGCGCGGTCGGTCGGCGGATCGATGCGGTGACGCGGACCGCGCGGCGCGTGATGGCGGGAAATTTGACCGAGCGTATCCCGCTGCGCGGAACCGGCGACGACTTCGACGAACTCTCGGCGACGCTCAACCTGATGCTCGGGCGGATCGAGGAAGCCGTCGAATCGGTGCGCCGCGTATCCGACAATGTCGCGCACGAACTGCGGACGCCGCTGGCGCGCCTCCATGCCGATCTTGACGAACTGCGCGGTGCGGAGAGCGAAGACGAGCGCCAGCGGCTCACCGGGCAGGCGCTGGCGGAGGCCGGGCGGTTGCAGGCGATCTTCGATGCGCTGCTGCGCATCGCGCGTATCGAGAGCGGCCGGCATCTGAGCGGGATGCGGCGCATCGACCTGACGACGCTGCTCGCCGACGCGGTCGAGCTTCATACCCCCGATGCCGAGGCGCATGGGCAAAGGATCGAAAGCCGTATCGCGCCGGGACTGGCGCTGGATGCCGATCCGAACCTGCTGTTCCAGGCGATCTCGAACCTGCTCGACAATGCGGTCAAATATGGCGGCGAGGGCGCCGTCATCGCGGTGACGGCGCGCGGGACGGAGAGCGGGACCGAAATCGAGATAGTCGACAATGGCCCCGGCATCGCCGATGCCTGGCGCGACCGGGTGACCGAGCGCTTCTTTCGCGGACCCGATACGGCGGGGTTGCCCGGCACCGGGCTGGGCCTCGCGCTCGTGTCGGCGATCGTCGGGCTGCACAAATGGCGATTGGACATCGAGGACGCCCGACCCGGAACGCGGGTGCGGATTTGCTGCTGAGTTGCTGGTCCTCGCGCGCCGTTATTTCGGCATCCGGACCCTAAGCCGAGGGCGCGTCCTCGCCCTCCAGCCCCTGATATTTGAGCTGGAGGTAGCGTTCGCGCGTCGCGAGCTTGTCGAGGTCGCCCGCGGCGAGGCTGCGGGCCGCGTCGCCGATTTCGCGCTCGAGCATGGTGAGCCCGCCGACGAGCGTGTCGTCGGGGGTGCGTCCGGCATAGGCTTCCTTACGGAGTCCCGCGGGGATGCGCTGATAGCCCGCGACGAGTTCGGGCAGATCCTCGCCGACGAGCTTGCGGATGTTCGCGGCGGCGGGGCTCGCCGCGTCGAGCGTCTGGAGCTGCGGCGCGAGCAGGTCGAGCTGCACCCCGATGCCGTCGACGAGCTGGCGCGCGGGCGCGGGGAGCGCCGGGCGCTGCGCCTCGAGCCAGATTTCGGTGCGGCCGGCGAGCTGTTTCAGATCGGCCTTGGGCAGGTCGGCCTGGCGCGGCTCGGGAAAGGGCGGCCATTTGCCGAACAATAGCGCGACGCCGATCAGCAGCACGAACAGCGCGAGCAGCCCGGTGAAGCCGAGCGGCTTGATCAGCGCGCCGAACAGCGCCGCCCCGATCAGCACGATGCCGCCCGCGATCAGCACGCGCGCGAGCTTTTGATAAAGATGCTGGCGGCGCAGCGCGACGCTCTTCGTTCCGATCGGGCGCCGCCGCTCGCGCGACCGTTCGATCGCCGATGCCGCCGATAGCCGGACCTTGTCGACTTCGCTCATCGTCATCGCCTAGCCTTCGAGCGCGGCAAGCGGGCTGTCGGCACCGCCGACGCTTGCCTGCGCCTGGCTCGCGCCCTCGGCGCGCGCGATATAGCCCTTCGACTTGGCGACCTCGCCTTCGAGCGAGGTCACGGTCGTCTTCATCGTATCGAGCGCCTTCAGCTTGAAGGTGTCGATCGCGTCCATCGTGTCATAGATGTTCTGGAAGGCGCGGCTCAGCGTTTCCATCGGGATCGTGCTCGACGCCGCCTGTTCGTGGATGCGCGCGGTATTGTCCTTCAGCATCTTCGATGTGCCGTCGATGATGTTCGCGGTCGTGGTGTTGAGCGCGGTGATCTGTTCGAGCACCAGCTTCTGGTTCGTCATCGCCTGCGCGACGGTGATCGCGGTTTTCAGCGCGCCGACGGTCGTGGTGCTCGCGCGATCGACGCCCTTCACCAGCTCGACATTATTCTTCTTGACCAGATCGAGCGCGAGATAGCCCTGCACCGTTACCGCCATCTGCGTGAGCAGGTCCTGCGTGCGCTGGCGCGCGTAGAAGAGCGCATTTTCGCGCAGGATCTTGGCCTTGGCGGGGTCGCTGCCGTCGAGTTCGGTGGCTTTCGCCTCGAGCCGCTGGTCGAGCGTGCCGGCGATATGGATCATCTGTTCAAGCTTGCCCATCGATTCCCACATCTTGCGGCGTTCGACGTCGATGGCGGCATTGTCCATCAACAGCTCGTCCTTGCCGTTCGACAGGGCGGTCAGGATGCCGCCGATGTGCGTCTGGGCGCTGCGATATTGCGCGAAATAATTGTTGATCTTGCTGCCGAAGATCTTGTCCAGAAACCCGCGCTTCGACAGCAATTTGCCGTTCGCCGACGGGTCGAGCCGCTCGATGGTGGTGCGCAGTTCGATCAGGCTCTGCCCGATGTCGGTGTCGCGGTCCATCGCGCGGATCGGGCGGTCGAGGAAGCGGTTGCTGTGGCTCGCCGCCTCCAGCATTTCCTTGCGGCCCATATTGGTGATCTGGTCGACGCGCTTGCCGAATTCGGGTGAATTCTCGTCCTGCGCGACGAGGTCGTCGATGAAGCCGTCGACGCGCTCCTCGAGCTTCGATTTCTGCTCGCCCGACAGGGGGACGAGGCCGGCCGCCTTTTCGGGGGCTACCGCGGGCACGGGTTCGGGCGGCGTCAGCGTCAATTCTTCGATTGCGGTCGCCGTCGCGGTCTCTTCGCTCATTCCACTTCCTTCCAACCCCGTGCGATCGCCTATATGGCATGCGCATCTGTATTGTTCAAGCACTACACCTCTGCGCGGCGCGCCAGCCCCGGCGCGATCCAGGCGGAGATGACGAGCTGCGCCATATGATAGACGAGGATGGGCACGAGCACCACGCCCGCGGTCGCGGGGGGAAAGAGTGTCGCGGCGAGCGGCGCGCCGACGGCGATGCTCTTTTGCGCGCCGGCAAAGAGCAGGGTGATGCGCTCGGCATGGCGCAGGCGGAGCAGCCCGCCGAGCGCCCAGGCGCCGCAAAAGGCCAGGGCCAGCATGGCTGCGACGGCGGCAAAGGTGATGGCGATCTCGCCCGCGTCGAGCTGGTGCCAGATGCCGCCGACGACCGCTGCCGAAAAGGCGACATAGACCGCGATCGCGATCGAGGTGCGATCCATGAAGGTCGCCGCGCCGCGATGCGCGAGCACCCAGGGGCGCAACCAGCGCTGCACGACCTGGCCGGCGACGAAGGGCAGCAGCAATATCGCGACGATGCGCAGCGCCGCCGCGCCGTGAATCGCGCCGGCGCTGCCCGCGAGCGCGGCGAATAGCAGCGGCGAGGCGATCACGCCGATGAGGTTGAGCAGCGCCGCCGCGACGACGCTCGCCGCGACATTGCCGCCCGCCATGCTGCTTGCCGCGGTCGCCGACTGGACGGTCGAAGGCAGGATGCCGAGGAAGAGGAAGCCGAGCGCGAGCGCAGCGGGCAGGAAGGCCGCGGTCGCCACCTGCGCCGCCAGGCCGAGCAGTGCCATGACCACGAAGCAGAAGCCGAGGCCCGCGCCTTGCAGTTTCCAGTTGCGGATGCCGTGCAGCACTTCGTCGCGCGGCAGGCGTACGCCGTTGAGGAAAAAGAGCAGGATGATCGCCGCGGTCGATACTCCCTGCGCCACCGGCACCGCGGTGCCGCGCACCGGCAGCAGGCTGGCGAGCAGGATCGTCGCGAACAGGACCGGGACGAAGCGATCGGGAAAGATACGGGCAAGCATGGAGCGGTGCGATGGCGGGGCGCGGGGCGCTTGGCAAGCCCGTCGATCGACGCCCGAGATTCCAAAATCCCATCGTTCGACAGCGATGCGCGCGGCACCATGCGCGCATCGCGGCCGCCGAAATCGTGCGACTTGTCGCGCGGATTTCGTTATGAAGGTATCGGCAATTTTGTTGCGCCGCAGTAGGAAATTCGCTACGCGCGCGGCCAAATCGCGGCACGGCGCCGCGCTGCTCCCATAAGGTATTTTTGATGTCCCTGCGCAATATCGCCATCATCGCGCACGTCGATCATGGCAAGACCACTCTCGTCGACCAGCTTTTCCGCCAGTCGGGGACGTTCCGCGAGAATCAGCGTGTCGAGGAACGCGCGATGGATTCGGGCGACATCGAAAAGGAGCGCGGGATCACCATTCTCGCCAAATGCACCTCGGTCGAATGGGCGCCCAAGGGCCATGAGGGCGCGGACACGACGCGGATCAATATCGTCGACACGCCGGGTCACGCCGACTTCGGCGGCGAGGTCGAGCGCATTTTGTCGATGGTCGACGGTGTCATCCTGCTGGTCGATGCCGCCGAGGGGCCGATGCCGCAGACCAAGTTCGTGACCGGCAAGGCGCTCGCGCTGGGCCTGCGTCCGATCGTCGTCGTCAACAAGATCGACCGCAGCGATGCACGTCCCGCCGAGGTGCTCGACGAAGTGTTCGAACTGTTCCTGACCCTCGAAGCAAGCGACGAACAGCTTGATTTCCCGATCCTCTATGCCTCGGGCCGCCAGGGCTTTGCCTCGCCCGACCCCGAAGCGCGCGATGGCGACTTCACGCCAGTGTTCGAAACGATCGTCAGCCATGTGCCGGCGCCGGGCCTCGACGTCGACGGCCCCTTCACCTTCCTTGCCACCCTGCTCGACCGTGACAATTTCATCGGCCGCGTGCTGACCGGCCGTGTCCAGTCGGGGACGGTCAAGGTCAACCAGCCGATCCACGCGATCGACATGGACGGCAAGGTGATCGAGACCGGCCGCGCGTCGAAGCTGCTGGCGTTCCGCGGGCTCGACCGGGTTCCGGTCGAAGAGGCGCGCGCGGGCGACATCGTCGCGATCGCGGGCCTCGCGCACGCCACTGTCGCCAACACCGTCGCCGACATCAGCGTCAGCGAACCGATCGCCGCGCAGCCGATCGATCCGCCGACGCTGTCGATGCGCTTTGCCGTCAATGATTCGCCGATGGCGGGCCGCGAAGGCAGTAAGGTGACGAGCCGCATGATCCGCGACCGCCTGTTTCGCGAAGCCGAAACCAACGTCGCGATCCGCATCACCGAAAGCGCCGACAAGGACAGTTTCGAAGTCGCGGGCCGCGGCGAGCTTCAGCTCGGCGTGCTGATCGAGACGATGCGCCGCGAGGGCTTCGAACTCGGCATCAGCCGCCCGCGCGTCCTCTATGGCGAGGATGAGGCCGGCAAGCGCACCGAACCTTATGAAACCGTCGTCATCGACGTCGACGACGAACATAGCGGCACGGTCGTCGAGAAGATGCAGATCCGCAAGGCCGAGCTGACCGACATGCGCCCGTCGGGCGGCGGCAAGACGCGCATCACTTTCAGCGGCCCGTCGCGCGGTCTGATCGGCTATCATGGCGAATTCCTGTCGGACACGCGCGGCACCGGCATCATGAACCGACTGTTCGAGAAATATGGCCCGTACAAGGGCCAGATCGCGGGTCGCCAGAACGGCGTCCTGATCTCGAACGGCGCGGGCGAGGCGGTCGCCTATGCGCTCGGCCCGCTCGAAGAGCGCGGCATATTGTTCGTCTCGCCCGGCGAGGCGCTCTATGAAGGGATGATCATCGGCGAAAATGCGAAGCCCGACGACCTCGAGGTCAACCCGATGAAGTCGAAGCAGCTCACCAACTTCCGCTCGACCGGCAAGGACGACGCGATCCGCCTCACCCCGCCGCGCCGCATGACGCTCGAACAGGCGATCGCCTATATCGACGATGACGAGATGGTCGAGGTGACCCCGGCAAACATCCGCCTGCGCAAGGCGCTGCTCGACCCGCACGAGCGCAAGAAGGCGTCGCGCAAGAAGGAAGCGGCGTAATCGTTCTTTCGCGACGAAATCAATCGTGTGTCCCCGCGAAGGCGGGGACCCATCACCGGACCGCGCAAAATCGCACCGGCAGGAGATGGACCCCCGCCTTCGCTGGGGAACACAAAGGTTTAGCTCAAACAGCTTGATCGGGAGTCCAAGCATTGTCCCGGTTGATCCTGTTCAACAAACCCTACGGCGTCCTGTCGCAGTTCACCGATCGCGGCACGCCGGAGGCGCGCGCCACGCTGTCCGCCTATATCGATGCTCCCGGCGTCTATCCGGCCGGGCGGCTCGACCGCGATAGCGAGGGCCTGCTGCTCCTGACCGACGATGGCGCGCTGCAGGCGCGGATTTCGTCGCCCAGGCACAAGGTGCCGAAAACCTACCTCGTGCAGGTCGAGGGCGAACCCGACGCGGCGAGCCTCGATCGGCTACGCGCCGGGGTCGCGCTGAACGACGGCATGACGCGCCCCGCCGCCGCCCGCCGCATCGACCCGCCGCCGCTGTGGCCGCGCGACCCGCCGGTGCGATACCGCAAGAGCGTCCCCGACTGCTGGCTCGAACTGACGATCACCGAAGGCCGCAACCGCCAGGTGCGCCGGATGACCGCCGCGGTCGGCCATCCGACGCTGCGACTGGTGCGCTGGCGGGTCGGCGAGTGGGCGCTCGGCGATCTGGCGCCTGGGTTGTGGCGCGACCTCGGCTGAGGGGGAAATAGGGACGGTCCCTATTTTTCCGTCGACAGCGATTCGATCTGATCGCTTTCGGCCCTAGCTCGCCGGGTCGTACAGGAACGCGCGAAGCTCCTGCGAACATCGGCAGGCCGCGGCGATCTTCCTCGCCCATTCGACCGCCTCTTCGCGGGTCGGCAAGTCCAGCACCGCGAAGCCGCCATCGAGCCGGCTGCCGCGATAGATTTGCGTGGACACCGCCCCATCGGCGGAAACCAGCACGGGCTCGACCTGTTCGTCTATTCCCCCGCCGAACACATAGACGCCGGCGGCCTTGGCGTCCTCGATCACCGCGTGCGCGGCGGCGTCAACAATCGGCAGTTCCTCGTCGGTCAGCGCCATGGCTTCGTTCGGAAAGGAGATGAGATATTTGGTCATGTCCTGATGATGCATCGCAGAATCGAAGGCGGCAAGGGAGCGATTGCGGGCCGGGCGCCGCCGGGTCCCTTATCCCCCGCGTCCGCTGCACGTAGACGCCGCCATCATTTTCCATCATCTTGAGGCCCCGGCCGCGCATTTTGCCGCGTGTCGCGAACAGGGAGGTGGAGGGTGCCCAGCCGGGCCCCGCCTCCCTTGTTCGAGGTGGAGGAACGCAGATGAAAATCCTGGTGAAGATCGCAATGTCGCTTGGCTTAGGCCTGTCGCTGGCCGTGCTTCCGGCGCAGGGCATCGCGGCGCTCCGGCAGGGCGCGAAGGCGCCCGACTTCACGCTGAACGCCGCGCAGGGCGGCAAGCCCTTCACCCTGTCCTTGCAGCAGACGCTGAAGAAAGGGCCGGTCGTGCTCTATTTCTTCCCCGCCGCCTTTACTCCCGGCTGCACGGTGGAAGCCCATTTGTTCGCCGAGGCAACCGGCGACTTCAACCGGCTGGGTGCGCGTGTGGTGGGCGTAACCGCGGGCAACATCGATCGCGTCGCCGAATTTTCCAAGTCGGAATGCCGCGACAAATTCGCCGTCGCAGCCGATCCGGGCGCGAAGGTCGCGGCGAAATATGACACCGCCATGCCAGGGCCGAACAAGATGATGATCTCCAACCGGACGTCGTTCGTCATCGCCCCCGACGGGACCATCCTGCTCAGCTACACCGATCGCAACCCGCAGGCGCACATCGAAAAGACGTTGGCGGCGGTTCGCGCGTGGAAGGCCAGGCACCGCTGATCGGGGCGTATCGAACGGCTATTTGAAAGCAGAGGTTTATCGCGGCGCCGGCCGAGGCAGAATCGGGTGGCCGGAGTCGCCAGCCGGCTCATCCGATCGCGCCGCGCTGCGCCGGCGGCAATGCTGTCGGACGGCGGTGGTTAACGCTCTTTTCATGCGGTTCGTCTAGGCGGGGAGGACAGGGGCCTCTTGTGTTTTCGGGGGGTGCCATGCCCAGGATAAGCGAAATCGCGCGGCTGCGCGCCGAGCATGCCGCGCTCGTGACGCTAGCCTCCTTCCTGACGAAGATGATCGCCGCGCCGCATCCACCGCGCGCCACCGAGCTTGCGGCGGTGCGCGGCCTGTTGCGCGATACGCTGACCTGCCATCTCAAATGCGAGGATTGGGCGCTCTATCCGCGGTTGAAGGCAAAGGGCGATCCCGACCTCATCGGGCTGGCGAATGCGTTCGTGGGCGAGATGGGGCATATCGCGGCCGATTTCGCGGCCTATGACGCGCGCTGGACGGCCGAGGCCGTCGAAGCCCGCTGGTCCGATTTTCGCGCGGAAACAGCGGACATGCTAAGCGCGCTGGCGATGCGGATCGAACGCGAGGATAAGGATCTTTATCCCGCCGCCGAACGACTCGCGGCGGCGGGACAGACCCTCCCGCGCCGCGCGCGCAGTCCCACCTGACCGCGCCCGCCCGTCACGTCGGCGGATGCCGGGTGCACCGGCGCTTGATTTGGCGCCGCGTCTCGCCTAGCGGCGACGGCCAGAACCGGAGATTAGCAGATGACCGACACGCCCCCCGACCATTTGTCGACCAACCCGCGCTCGCCCCATTTCGACATGGAGGTGCTGCAGCGCGGCATCGGCATCCGCTTCAAGGGCAAGGACCGCACCGACGTCGAGGAATATTCGATCTCGGAAGGCTGGATCCGCGTCGCCGCGGGCAAGTCGAAGGACCGTTTCGGCCAGCCGATGACGATCAAGCTGTCGGGCGAGGTCGAGGCGTGGTTCGAGGATGGCGCCGAGGACAGCGAGACGTCGGAAGACTGATTCTTCTCTCCTCCCGCGTGCGGGCGGGGAGAACAGCTTATCAATCGTGGGTGGGTTCAGCGCAGCGACGCGGCGACGAG
This window contains:
- a CDS encoding HAD family hydrolase — protein: MAEARRQTDYAAARPVPAKMMLSVFDLDRTLTILPTYTPFLLFAIWTRAPWRFLLLPLLLPVAMLYALKLVPRRAMKQAMHRIALGRRLAERDAARLADRFARRLVARGLYTQGLALIEAERAAGRRIVIATAAPHLYTAALARRLGIADVIATASTWRDGWLTPTIGSANCYGGDKRHRVEAFLDVAGIARDRAHIRFYSDHVSDLPMLAFADEAVAVNPSAKLRQVATARGWPIVDWRR
- a CDS encoding response regulator transcription factor; the protein is MHILVIEDDARVAEHIGKGLAAAGHLVEIEGDGRSGLLRAASDSYDLIVVDRMLPQVDGLTIVQTIRATGDTTPVLFLSALGEVDERVAGLRAGGDDYLTKPFAMSELLARIDVLSRRGPALSAETRLCVGDLDIDLLGQQVRRQGTVIDLTAREFRILTYLARNQGRVVTRSMLLEHVWDYHFDPQTNIIDQHVSRLRQKVDKGFGRTLIHTVRGTGYVMRAGG
- a CDS encoding sensor histidine kinase, which produces MRGGLWHSLTLRLGLIYVGLFLASTVALFGAAYWIGVYQPLLDAAAGVRGEAAELEAIDRGGGRDALVRALLVREKTGPKRPFHALIAPDGKTVTANLPSWPETPVAGWATLEADVYQAGQEQDYEALVVERRLSDGARLIVGRDVESIDDRDELYAIGSVWLILFAALLALGGSVAMSRAVGRRIDAVTRTARRVMAGNLTERIPLRGTGDDFDELSATLNLMLGRIEEAVESVRRVSDNVAHELRTPLARLHADLDELRGAESEDERQRLTGQALAEAGRLQAIFDALLRIARIESGRHLSGMRRIDLTTLLADAVELHTPDAEAHGQRIESRIAPGLALDADPNLLFQAISNLLDNAVKYGGEGAVIAVTARGTESGTEIEIVDNGPGIADAWRDRVTERFFRGPDTAGLPGTGLGLALVSAIVGLHKWRLDIEDARPGTRVRICC
- a CDS encoding toxic anion resistance protein, which gives rise to MSEETATATAIEELTLTPPEPVPAVAPEKAAGLVPLSGEQKSKLEERVDGFIDDLVAQDENSPEFGKRVDQITNMGRKEMLEAASHSNRFLDRPIRAMDRDTDIGQSLIELRTTIERLDPSANGKLLSKRGFLDKIFGSKINNYFAQYRSAQTHIGGILTALSNGKDELLMDNAAIDVERRKMWESMGKLEQMIHIAGTLDQRLEAKATELDGSDPAKAKILRENALFYARQRTQDLLTQMAVTVQGYLALDLVKKNNVELVKGVDRASTTTVGALKTAITVAQAMTNQKLVLEQITALNTTTANIIDGTSKMLKDNTARIHEQAASSTIPMETLSRAFQNIYDTMDAIDTFKLKALDTMKTTVTSLEGEVAKSKGYIARAEGASQAQASVGGADSPLAALEG
- a CDS encoding bile acid:sodium symporter family protein, with the translated sequence MLARIFPDRFVPVLFATILLASLLPVRGTAVPVAQGVSTAAIILLFFLNGVRLPRDEVLHGIRNWKLQGAGLGFCFVVMALLGLAAQVATAAFLPAALALGFLFLGILPSTVQSATAASSMAGGNVAASVVAAALLNLIGVIASPLLFAALAGSAGAIHGAAALRIVAILLLPFVAGQVVQRWLRPWVLAHRGAATFMDRTSIAIAVYVAFSAAVVGGIWHQLDAGEIAITFAAVAAMLALAFCGAWALGGLLRLRHAERITLLFAGAQKSIAVGAPLAATLFPPATAGVVLVPILVYHMAQLVISAWIAPGLARRAEV
- the typA gene encoding translational GTPase TypA — its product is MSLRNIAIIAHVDHGKTTLVDQLFRQSGTFRENQRVEERAMDSGDIEKERGITILAKCTSVEWAPKGHEGADTTRINIVDTPGHADFGGEVERILSMVDGVILLVDAAEGPMPQTKFVTGKALALGLRPIVVVNKIDRSDARPAEVLDEVFELFLTLEASDEQLDFPILYASGRQGFASPDPEARDGDFTPVFETIVSHVPAPGLDVDGPFTFLATLLDRDNFIGRVLTGRVQSGTVKVNQPIHAIDMDGKVIETGRASKLLAFRGLDRVPVEEARAGDIVAIAGLAHATVANTVADISVSEPIAAQPIDPPTLSMRFAVNDSPMAGREGSKVTSRMIRDRLFREAETNVAIRITESADKDSFEVAGRGELQLGVLIETMRREGFELGISRPRVLYGEDEAGKRTEPYETVVIDVDDEHSGTVVEKMQIRKAELTDMRPSGGGKTRITFSGPSRGLIGYHGEFLSDTRGTGIMNRLFEKYGPYKGQIAGRQNGVLISNGAGEAVAYALGPLEERGILFVSPGEALYEGMIIGENAKPDDLEVNPMKSKQLTNFRSTGKDDAIRLTPPRRMTLEQAIAYIDDDEMVEVTPANIRLRKALLDPHERKKASRKKEAA
- a CDS encoding pseudouridine synthase, which produces MSRLILFNKPYGVLSQFTDRGTPEARATLSAYIDAPGVYPAGRLDRDSEGLLLLTDDGALQARISSPRHKVPKTYLVQVEGEPDAASLDRLRAGVALNDGMTRPAAARRIDPPPLWPRDPPVRYRKSVPDCWLELTITEGRNRQVRRMTAAVGHPTLRLVRWRVGEWALGDLAPGLWRDLG
- a CDS encoding YciI family protein, coding for MTKYLISFPNEAMALTDEELPIVDAAAHAVIEDAKAAGVYVFGGGIDEQVEPVLVSADGAVSTQIYRGSRLDGGFAVLDLPTREEAVEWARKIAAACRCSQELRAFLYDPAS
- a CDS encoding peroxiredoxin, encoding MKILVKIAMSLGLGLSLAVLPAQGIAALRQGAKAPDFTLNAAQGGKPFTLSLQQTLKKGPVVLYFFPAAFTPGCTVEAHLFAEATGDFNRLGARVVGVTAGNIDRVAEFSKSECRDKFAVAADPGAKVAAKYDTAMPGPNKMMISNRTSFVIAPDGTILLSYTDRNPQAHIEKTLAAVRAWKARHR
- a CDS encoding hemerythrin domain-containing protein, translated to MPRISEIARLRAEHAALVTLASFLTKMIAAPHPPRATELAAVRGLLRDTLTCHLKCEDWALYPRLKAKGDPDLIGLANAFVGEMGHIAADFAAYDARWTAEAVEARWSDFRAETADMLSALAMRIEREDKDLYPAAERLAAAGQTLPRRARSPT
- a CDS encoding DUF3297 family protein, with the translated sequence MTDTPPDHLSTNPRSPHFDMEVLQRGIGIRFKGKDRTDVEEYSISEGWIRVAAGKSKDRFGQPMTIKLSGEVEAWFEDGAEDSETSED